One Brassica oleracea var. oleracea cultivar TO1000 chromosome C7, BOL, whole genome shotgun sequence genomic window carries:
- the LOC106303828 gene encoding single-stranded DNA-binding protein WHY3, chloroplastic isoform X2: MSQLLSSPPMAANSKTFLTHRFPEARVLNAAGGFVGKRHGFAVRPTERVKLTVKSRYSDSSSPAYSPQNGEGSSPRFYVGHSIYKGKAALTIEPRAPEFVALESGAFKLSKEGFLLLQFAPAAGVRQYDWSRKQVFSLSVTEIGNVVSLGPRESCEFFHDPNKGKGDEGKVRKVLKVEPLPDGSGRFFNLSVQNKLLNVDESVYIPITKAEFAVLISAFNFILPHLIGWQAFASSIKPEDSNRLNNASPKYGGDYEWSR, encoded by the exons ATGTCGCAGCTCTTATCTTCTCCTCCAATGGCGGCAAACTCCAAAACCTTCTTAACCCATCGGTTCCCAGAAGCTCGTGTTCTCAACGCCGCCGGTGGTTTTGTAGGAAAACGGCATGGCTTCGCCGTGAGACCGACGGAGAGGGTGAAGCTAACGGTGAAGTCTCGGTATAGCGACTCATCTTCGCCGGCTTACTCTCCACAAAATG GGGAAGGATCTTCGCCACGGTTTTATGTGGGTCATTCGATTTACAAAGGGAAGGCTGCTCTTACGATAGAGCCTCGTGCGCCCGAGTTTGTGGCTTTAGAA TCTGGTGCGTTCAAGCTTTCGAAGGAAGGGTTCTTGCTTCTCCAGTTTGCTCCTGCAGCTGGTGTTCGTCAGTACGATTGGAGCAGGAAACAG GTGTTCTCGTTATCAGTTACAGAGATTGGTAATGTAGTTAGCCTCGGGCCGAGGGAATCATGTGAGTTCTTCCATGATCCTAACAAGGGAAAAGG TGATGAAGGTAAAGTGAGGAAGGTACTGAAAGTTGAGCCCCTTCCAGATGGTTCTGGCCGCTTCTTTAACCTGA GCGTTCAAAACAAGCTTTTGAATGTAGATGAGAGTGTGTACATACCAATCACCAAAGCAGAGTTTGCTGTTCTTATCTCTGCTTTCAAC TTCATCTTGCCGCACCTTATAGGCTGGCAAGCGTTTGCAAGCTCTATCAAACCAGAAGACTCTAACCGTCTTAACAATGCGTCCCCAAAGTATGGAGGAGACTACGAATGGAGTAGATGA
- the LOC106303828 gene encoding single-stranded DNA-binding protein WHY3, chloroplastic isoform X1 — protein MSQLLSSPPMAANSKTFLTHRFPEARVLNAAGGFVGKRHGFAVRPTERVKLTVKSRYSDSSSPAYSPQNGEGSSPRFYVGHSIYKGKAALTIEPRAPEFVALESGAFKLSKEGFLLLQFAPAAGVRQYDWSRKQVFSLSVTEIGNVVSLGPRESCEFFHDPNKGKGSDEGKVRKVLKVEPLPDGSGRFFNLSVQNKLLNVDESVYIPITKAEFAVLISAFNFILPHLIGWQAFASSIKPEDSNRLNNASPKYGGDYEWSR, from the exons ATGTCGCAGCTCTTATCTTCTCCTCCAATGGCGGCAAACTCCAAAACCTTCTTAACCCATCGGTTCCCAGAAGCTCGTGTTCTCAACGCCGCCGGTGGTTTTGTAGGAAAACGGCATGGCTTCGCCGTGAGACCGACGGAGAGGGTGAAGCTAACGGTGAAGTCTCGGTATAGCGACTCATCTTCGCCGGCTTACTCTCCACAAAATG GGGAAGGATCTTCGCCACGGTTTTATGTGGGTCATTCGATTTACAAAGGGAAGGCTGCTCTTACGATAGAGCCTCGTGCGCCCGAGTTTGTGGCTTTAGAA TCTGGTGCGTTCAAGCTTTCGAAGGAAGGGTTCTTGCTTCTCCAGTTTGCTCCTGCAGCTGGTGTTCGTCAGTACGATTGGAGCAGGAAACAG GTGTTCTCGTTATCAGTTACAGAGATTGGTAATGTAGTTAGCCTCGGGCCGAGGGAATCATGTGAGTTCTTCCATGATCCTAACAAGGGAAAAGG TAGTGATGAAGGTAAAGTGAGGAAGGTACTGAAAGTTGAGCCCCTTCCAGATGGTTCTGGCCGCTTCTTTAACCTGA GCGTTCAAAACAAGCTTTTGAATGTAGATGAGAGTGTGTACATACCAATCACCAAAGCAGAGTTTGCTGTTCTTATCTCTGCTTTCAAC TTCATCTTGCCGCACCTTATAGGCTGGCAAGCGTTTGCAAGCTCTATCAAACCAGAAGACTCTAACCGTCTTAACAATGCGTCCCCAAAGTATGGAGGAGACTACGAATGGAGTAGATGA
- the LOC106303076 gene encoding zinc finger BED domain-containing protein RICESLEEPER 2-like: MAIRNAVKYVRSSGTRLQSFQLRVLTGKISRESLCLDCITRWNSTYLMLSAALKFKVAFEKLKAEDILYNDYFLEVEENGHKRVGPPTTEGWEEVQRLVKFLKIFFGCTLAFSASKTVTSTICYNEIVIIERNLIALSNSKDGILQIQAKEMRNKFEKYWDGLINMNPLVIIASVFDPRNKMQFASICFNKLYGKDSLESGHLRTSIRALMKSLYEEYVSKLSSSSQGDSLSNVIDNREGEVGTMFDISDDDDEDFERIDSLYSKMVSEAANEEGSSELDIYLMEKPVPRGSNNFGLDYNVLSWWRKNSCKFPILSELAKDVLAVQVSYVALKSAFSTSGRILDPFRSCLTPYMIEALVCLQHWLRNNIQAEKVASLVQMFEELDFHESLESLQIPSESDH, translated from the exons ATGGCTATTAGAAATGCTGTGAAGTATGTTAGATCATCGGGTACAAGATTGCAGTCCTTTCAGTTAAGGGTGCTGACAGGAAAGATTAGTAGAGAGAGCTTGTGTTTGGACTGCATAACTCGCTGGAACTCCACATATCTCATGTTGTCTGCCGCTTTGAAGTTTAAGGTTGCTTTTGAGAAGCTCAAAGCCGAAGACATATTGTATAATGATTATTTTCTGGAAGTAGAGGAGAATGGACATAAGCGAGTTGGACCTCCTACTACGGAAGGGTGGGAAGAGGTGCAGAGGTTAGTGAAGTTTCTGAAAATCTTCTTTGGCTGCACTTTAGCGTTCTCAGCATCGAAGACAGTCACGTCCACCATTTGTTACAATGAGATTGTGATTATCGAGAGGAACTTGATTGCATTGAGCAATAGCAAAGATGGAATTCTACAGATTCAAGCAAAGGAGATGAGGAACAAATTTGAGAAGTACTGGGATGGACTTATTAATATGAACCCACTGGTCATCATTGCAAGTGTGTTCGATCCAAGGAACAAGATGCAATTTGCTTCTATATGTTTTAATAAGCTGTACGGGAAGGATAGTCTGGAGAGTGGTCATCTCAGAACATCAATCAGGGCACTGATGAAATCGTTGTATGAGGAGTATGTGAGCAAGCTTAGCTCTTCATCTCAAGGTGATAGTCTCAGCAACGTTATTGATAATAGGGAAGGTGAAGTTGGAACCATGTTTGATATCTCTGATGACGATGACGAAGACTTTGAGAGGATAGATTCTTTGTATTCAAAGATGGTTTCAGAGGCAGCAAATGAAGAAGGTAGCAGTGAACTCGACATCTACTTGATGGAAAAACCAGTACCACGAGGCTCAAACAACTTCGGCTTGGACTACAATGTGTTATCTTGGTGGAGGAAGAACTCTTGTAAGTTTCCAATCTTGTCTGAACTAGCAAAAGATGTGCTAGCTGTTCAAGTCTCCTATGTTGCTTTAAAGTCAGCATTCAGTACAAGTGGTAGGATTTTAGATCCGTTTCGTAGTTGTCTGACTCCATATATGATTGAAGCTCTTGTCTGCCTACAACACTGGCTTCGAAACAACATCCAGGCTGAGAAGGTTGCAAGCTTGGTTCAGATGTTTGAGGAACTCGATTTTCATGAGTCATTAG AGTCTTTGCAAATTCCGAGTGAATCTGATCATTAG
- the LOC106306196 gene encoding probable LRR receptor-like serine/threonine-protein kinase At2g02780 yields MESSLQSHVLPFTFLLLLLLLPLLSESQLTPSESKTLFDIRKQLQYPHILQSWTNTANFCNLPSSPSFRILCSKGHITELTITGNRTSKLSGRFEELFTLLTKLSSLNTLSLTSLGISGPLSPKIITKLPPSLQSLNLSSNFISGNIPKEISSLKNLKSLVLTNNLLNGFVFDLRGLSNLQELDLGGNNLGPELPSLPSNLISVSLRNNSFRSKLSEQIKKMNKLQSLDLSSNEFTGSIPEFLFSLPSLQTLGLAQNMFSGSLPNSTCSSSKVRALDVSHNLLTGKLPSCYSSKSFKNQTVLFSFNCLSLNGTPNAKYQRPLSFCQNQASKAIAVEPVPKVEEKDSARSKLGLVILVIIGVVILAAILVVSVLIVLRRRRSESEEDTFEVNNNNNDRHASDKASVCSNTTTSTKSLPDSRRVPQTMRSAVIGLAPYHIFSLEELEEATNDFDAASLLCEQLYRGCLREGIAVTVRCIKLKQKSLPQSLAQQMEVLSKLRHMHLVSVLGHCIASNQGHNQHAGHTIFIVQEYISNGSLKDFLTDCRKKEVLQWPQRMAIAIGVARGIQFLHMGVAPGIFGNNLDIENILLDGTLTVKISGYTIPLPSKVGAESNQVKTPRSNEDGEKEDVYQFGVILLQIITGKVVAAGSSEMGSLKLQLENGLRGEPSVLSSLADPSVRGSYAYESLRTTVEFAINCLCEDQSKRPSIEDVVWNLQYTIQVQQGWTNSGNHEATMKAIYERKH; encoded by the exons ATGGAAAGTTCCCTCCAAAGCCATGTATTGCCCTTCACTTTCCTTCTTCTTCTTCTCCTTCTTCCACTACTCTCTGAGTCTCAGTTAACTCCAAGTGAATCAAAAACTCTCTTTGATATCCGAAAGCAGCTACAATATCCACATATTCTTCAGTCATGGACCAATACAGCCAACTTCTGCAACCTTCCTTCTTCTCCTTCCTTCAGAATCCTCTGCTCCAAAGGTCACATAACAGAATTAACCATCACAGGAAACAGAACCAGCAAGCTCTCTGGAAGATTTGAAGAGCTCTTCACTCTTCTTACAAAACTCTCGAGCTTAAACACTTTGTCTCTTACCTCCCTCGGTATATCCGGTCCTCTCTCTCCAAAGATCATCACCAAGTTACCACCTTCTCTCCAATCTCTCAACCTCAGCTCTAATTTCATATCCGGGAATATTCCAAAAGAGATTTCCTCTTTGAAGAATCTGAAAAGCCTTGTTTTAACAAACAATCTGCTCAACGGTTTTGTCTTTGATCTCAGAGGGTTGTCTAATCTTCAAGAGCTGGATTTGGGAGGTAATAACCTCGGTCCTGAATTGCCTTCACTCCCAAGTAACCTTATCTCTGTTTCGTTGAGGAACAACTCCTTTAGATCCAAGCTTTCAGAACAGATCAAGAAGATGAACAAGCTTCAAAGTTTAGACCTTTCTTCCAACGAGTTCACCGGATCGATTCCGGAGTTTCTGTTTTCTCTTCCTTCTCTTCAAACTCTCGGTTTGGCTCAGAATATGTTCAGCGGATCGCTTCCAAATTCTACCTGCAGCTCGTCAAAGGTTAGAGCTCTAGACGTTTCTCACAATCTTCTAACAGGAAAGCTTCCGTCTTGCTACTCTTCCAAGAGTTTCAAGAACCAGACAGTGCTCTTTTCGTTCAATTGCTTGTCTTTGAATGGGACTCCTAACGCTAAATATCAGCGTCCGCTTTCTTTCTGTCAAAACCAAGCGAGCAAAGCAATAGCTGTGGAACCTGTCCCAAAGGTTGAAGAGAAAGATTCTGCAAGAAGCAAACTCGGTTTGGTGATTTTGGTAATCATTGGTGTGGTCATCCTTGCAGCAATTTTGGTTGTTTCGGTTTTGATTGTCCTGAGAAGAAGAAGATCAGAATCAGAAGAAGATACTTTTGAAGTGAACAACAACAACAATGATAGACATGCATCTGATAAAGCCTCGGTTTGCAGCAACACAACCACCAGCACTAAGTCATTACCAGATTCAA GACGTGTACCGCAGACAATGAGATCTGCAGTGATTGGTCTGGCACCGTACCACATTTTCTCCTTGGAGGAACTGGAAGAAGCGACTAACGACTTTGATGCAGCAAGTCTTCTCTGCGAGCAG TTGTACAGAGGTTGTCTCAGAGAAGGCATAGCAGTGACAGTGAGATGTATCAAGCTGAAACAGAAGAGTTTACCACAGAGCTTAGCCCAGCAGATGGAAGTTTTATCAAAGCTAAGGCATATGCATTTGGTTAGCGTTCTTGGACATTGCATTGCGAGTAACCAAGGCCATAATCAACACGCTGGACACACCATCTTCATTGTCCAAGAGTATATCTCAAACGGGTCGTTGAAGGACTTTCTCACAG ATTGTAGGAAGAAAGAGGTGCTGCAATGGCCTCAGAGAATGGCGATAGCAATAGGAGTCGCTAGAGGGATACAGTTCTTGCACATGGGAGTAGCACCAGGAATCTTTGGGAACAATTTGGATATAGAAAATATTCTGCTTGATGGAACACTCACTGTAAAAATCAGTGGCTACACTATTCCTTTACCATCCAAG GTTGGAGCAGAGAGCAATCAAGTCAAAACTCCACGGAG TAATGAGGATGGAGAGAAAGAAGATGTGTACCAGTTTGGAGTGATACTACTTCAGATCATCACAGGGAAGGTAGTAGCTGCAGGCTCTTCAGAGATGGGAAGTTTGAAGCTTCAG CTGGAGAATGGTTTGAGAGGTGAACCATCAGTATTGAGCAGCTTAGCAGATCCATCTGTTAGAGGATCATATGCTTATGAGTCGTTGAGGACAACCGTGGAATTTGCTATCAACTGTCTTTGTGAGGATCAGAGCAAGCGACCATCTATTGAAGATGTTGTATGGAATCTGCAATATACAATTCAAGTGCAACAAGGATGGACAAACAGTGGGAATCATGAAGCAACCATGAAGGCAATATATGAACGAAAACACTGA